A window from Candidatus Zixiibacteriota bacterium encodes these proteins:
- a CDS encoding response regulator, which produces MAHRDDTEVKSILVVDDEQVMREFLSDVLEDFRVDKAADGDEAINKLKKVKYDLIITDMKMPRVSGEEVVRFAKEIYPDAKIIVISGYSSLSSVSSTLGYGVCAFLSKPFTIKQIRTEVEKSLGPENKGSIQDWG; this is translated from the coding sequence ATGGCGCACAGGGACGACACTGAAGTCAAAAGCATTCTGGTAGTCGATGACGAACAGGTGATGCGGGAATTTCTCTCGGATGTCCTGGAGGATTTCCGAGTGGATAAGGCCGCCGACGGTGATGAAGCCATCAATAAATTAAAAAAAGTGAAATACGATCTAATAATAACCGATATGAAAATGCCCCGGGTCTCGGGTGAAGAGGTGGTTCGGTTTGCCAAGGAAATTTACCCGGATGCCAAAATAATCGTGATTTCGGGGTATTCCTCACTCTCATCGGTCAGCAGTACACTCGGCTACGGGGTCTGTGCCTTTCTTTCCAAGCCCTTCACAATTAAGCAGATCCGGACCGAAGTAGAAAAATCATTAGGCCCCGAAAACAAGGGCAGTATTCAGGATTGGGGCTGA
- a CDS encoding response regulator, whose translation MSKNKVLIIDDTPVIRELLHEVMTDAGFEVDIATDGQEGYKIAIQGDYALIFCDVHMPIMNGFEAVRKIKKEKPDVPIVMTDSFPDKLAEAATAAGALCCLAKPFALDELRDTIERIMQAKNLTVK comes from the coding sequence ATGTCAAAAAACAAAGTCCTCATAATTGACGATACTCCGGTCATACGGGAATTGCTTCATGAAGTGATGACCGATGCCGGTTTTGAGGTCGATATCGCGACCGATGGTCAGGAAGGTTATAAAATCGCCATTCAGGGTGACTATGCCCTGATCTTCTGCGATGTGCATATGCCGATTATGAATGGCTTTGAGGCGGTCCGCAAGATCAAGAAGGAAAAACCTGATGTTCCGATCGTGATGACGGATTCCTTTCCCGACAAACTGGCCGAAGCGGCCACCGCCGCCGGAGCCCTCTGCTGTCTCGCCAAGCCTTTTGCCCTTGACGAGTTACGCGATACTATCGAGCGTATTATGCAAGCCAAGAACCTTACGGTAAAATGA
- a CDS encoding response regulator translates to MSEIPKINGRPVKILIVDDEDIVLSFARDALEDLGCDIHLANDALEAIKIIEKEFFDFILTDIRMPGMDGLELARRAREIIPSIGIIFMTGYANLNTAKDAIKEGAFDYIMKPFELNEIRQAVKSAVKKSQKETEKTLSNELNRLSDLNQLMYTVSDRRSLMRLSLGFAMMQGKTDLGCVVFKNNNDNEIGIISTDTASGNGFEETFTRCSQNIFEQDYKEFNKPFIIRTVQEHPLTRTIDPAKLESILIPTWHREGYHLVNIALKRASKLHGFLILGYTDEAEALKESELKLLGITTSQIAISLENIILLEESRNAYRRLKDLQEQTIQLEKMATKGQMSAEIGHELNNFLGVVVGNLSLMQAQLHKKNYTELERYLQAVMTNLDNIKKFTNGLMDFSRIKSSQEECDINALIADVIEYLRVQRHFMDVKIIFEKSNLPIITMADTGQLQQLLYNLLNNAADAMQENSDGNERQIRICTVLEECQEEFSLSVQDNGGGIDPENLERMFNTRFTTKKTGHGFGLLVCRRIIDNHKGRLRVESNAGQGTTITINLPVRKSSPAAVTAS, encoded by the coding sequence ATGAGCGAAATACCGAAAATAAACGGTCGTCCGGTGAAAATTCTCATTGTCGATGATGAGGATATTGTCCTTTCATTTGCCCGGGATGCTCTGGAGGATCTTGGATGTGATATTCATCTGGCCAACGATGCCCTGGAAGCGATAAAAATAATCGAAAAAGAGTTTTTTGATTTTATTCTGACCGATATCCGCATGCCGGGTATGGATGGGTTGGAACTGGCCCGCCGGGCAAGGGAGATTATCCCCTCGATCGGGATAATTTTCATGACGGGTTATGCCAATCTCAATACTGCCAAAGATGCTATCAAGGAAGGGGCCTTCGATTATATAATGAAGCCCTTCGAACTCAACGAGATTCGCCAGGCGGTCAAGAGCGCCGTTAAAAAAAGCCAGAAAGAAACCGAAAAAACACTCTCCAATGAATTGAACCGGCTCTCGGATCTCAACCAGTTAATGTACACCGTAAGTGACCGGCGATCCCTGATGCGGCTATCGCTGGGATTCGCCATGATGCAGGGAAAGACCGACCTGGGTTGCGTGGTTTTCAAAAACAACAACGATAATGAAATCGGGATCATCTCGACGGATACTGCATCGGGTAACGGTTTCGAGGAAACCTTTACCCGGTGCAGTCAGAATATTTTCGAGCAGGATTATAAGGAATTCAATAAGCCGTTTATCATCAGAACCGTGCAGGAACATCCCCTGACCCGGACTATTGATCCCGCCAAACTGGAAAGTATATTGATTCCCACCTGGCACCGGGAAGGGTATCACCTGGTCAATATTGCCCTGAAACGCGCTTCCAAATTGCATGGTTTCCTTATTCTGGGTTATACCGATGAAGCGGAAGCCCTGAAGGAAAGCGAACTGAAACTTCTGGGTATAACCACCAGCCAGATTGCCATATCGCTGGAGAATATTATTCTCCTGGAGGAAAGCCGGAATGCTTATCGACGTCTTAAAGACCTCCAGGAACAGACCATCCAGCTGGAAAAAATGGCCACCAAAGGCCAGATGTCGGCTGAAATTGGTCATGAATTGAACAATTTTCTGGGAGTGGTGGTCGGCAACCTGTCCCTGATGCAGGCGCAACTACATAAAAAGAATTATACTGAACTGGAACGATACCTTCAGGCGGTTATGACCAATCTGGATAATATCAAAAAGTTCACCAATGGTCTAATGGATTTCTCCCGTATCAAATCCAGCCAGGAAGAATGCGATATCAATGCCCTGATTGCCGATGTCATCGAATACCTCAGAGTCCAGCGGCATTTTATGGATGTCAAAATCATCTTCGAAAAATCAAATCTGCCCATCATCACCATGGCCGACACCGGTCAATTGCAGCAATTGCTGTACAACCTGCTCAATAATGCCGCCGACGCCATGCAGGAGAATTCGGACGGGAATGAGCGGCAGATACGTATCTGTACTGTTCTTGAGGAATGCCAGGAGGAGTTTTCTCTTTCCGTGCAGGATAACGGTGGGGGAATCGATCCGGAAAATCTCGAAAGAATGTTCAATACCCGTTTTACCACGAAAAAAACCGGGCACGGTTTCGGATTGCTGGTTTGTCGAAGAATCATCGATAATCACAAGGGCCGTCTCAGGGTCGAATCCAACGCCGGACAGGGAACCACCATCACCATCAACCTGCCGGTCAGAAAATCCTCGCCAGCCGCCGTCACAGCCAGCTGA
- a CDS encoding TldD/PmbA family protein, translating to MIGKDKLFTTFEKIVKSSKADETEIVYVGSNYGLTRFANSIIHQNVNESDAKVYIRTVKGRKIGVAATNSLVLNDLKATLKNSIEIARFQKDNEYFDGLPGPQAYKSLETHFESTAAFAPKDRARLVKKIFIRANRRKFTTAGAFSTGEGELAVFNTRGVRCYQPLSSASLNIVAMSPTSSGYASNLSRRVEDIDTVALADIAVEKARLAKRPKPLKAGEYEVILEPAAVAEAFEWTNYIAFGSKTFTEKSSFLAGNIGKKVMHDSVTIYDDGNDTAGIAVPFDFEGVPKQKIYFVKNGVGQGVVWDRTSGKKEGVPSTGHAITPDAGGQGAYALNIFIQPGDKTREEMIASVKRGILVTRFHYINGFIDTPKAVLTGMTRDGTFLIEDGRIKHGIKNLRFTDSMLRTFSTVKGISKDRTLLPSWWDAIGCLCVPAFHLGSFKFTGTTDF from the coding sequence ATGATCGGAAAAGACAAACTGTTTACGACTTTCGAAAAGATCGTTAAATCGAGCAAGGCCGATGAGACCGAAATCGTCTATGTTGGCTCCAACTACGGCTTGACCCGGTTCGCCAATTCGATCATCCACCAGAATGTCAATGAATCGGATGCCAAGGTTTATATTCGGACGGTGAAGGGCCGAAAAATCGGGGTAGCCGCAACCAATTCGCTGGTTCTCAATGATCTCAAAGCAACCCTGAAGAATTCCATCGAGATCGCCCGGTTTCAAAAAGACAATGAATATTTCGATGGTTTGCCCGGACCGCAGGCATATAAATCACTCGAGACACATTTTGAAAGCACGGCCGCCTTTGCTCCCAAAGATCGGGCCCGGCTGGTGAAGAAGATATTTATTCGGGCCAACCGCCGTAAATTTACCACCGCAGGAGCCTTCAGCACCGGCGAGGGTGAACTGGCTGTTTTCAATACCAGGGGCGTTCGATGCTACCAGCCTCTCTCCAGCGCCAGTCTCAATATCGTCGCCATGTCGCCGACCTCATCGGGCTACGCCAGTAATCTTTCCCGCCGGGTGGAGGATATTGATACCGTCGCTCTGGCCGATATTGCGGTCGAAAAAGCCCGGCTGGCCAAACGACCCAAACCGCTCAAGGCGGGGGAGTACGAGGTTATTCTGGAACCGGCGGCCGTGGCCGAGGCTTTCGAATGGACCAATTATATCGCCTTCGGATCGAAAACTTTCACCGAGAAATCATCTTTTCTGGCCGGGAATATCGGCAAGAAGGTGATGCATGATTCGGTGACGATTTACGATGACGGCAATGATACGGCCGGAATCGCAGTGCCGTTCGATTTCGAGGGAGTCCCCAAACAGAAAATCTACTTTGTCAAAAACGGAGTCGGTCAGGGAGTCGTCTGGGATCGGACTTCGGGCAAAAAAGAGGGCGTCCCGTCGACCGGTCATGCCATAACGCCCGATGCCGGCGGGCAGGGCGCCTATGCCCTGAATATTTTCATCCAGCCCGGCGATAAAACCCGCGAGGAGATGATCGCCTCTGTTAAACGGGGTATCCTGGTAACCCGGTTCCATTATATCAACGGGTTTATCGATACGCCCAAAGCGGTTCTGACCGGGATGACCCGCGATGGTACTTTCCTGATCGAGGACGGCCGGATCAAACATGGTATCAAAAACCTGCGTTTTACCGATTCCATGCTGCGGACCTTCTCGACCGTCAAGGGAATATCCAAAGATCGGACCCTGTTGCCTTCCTGGTGGGACGCCATCGGATGCCTGTGTGTCCCGGCTTTTCATCTTGGATCATTCAAATTCACCGGCACGACCGATTTCTAA
- a CDS encoding TldD/PmbA family protein, protein MRNKLGNVLDWLKGKGVDYADCRYVRRESESIRVTDNIVDTLARDVNVGVGVRVLHKGAWGFAAVASTREADLKKAANKALQTARASATTIKEPVRLADQETFKDHYRTPCRKDPFDVPLNDKVNLLLEISGKLKSDEKIKAAEASMAFFRTNKIFSSTEGAEIEQDIIESGAGYHAVSFDGNDVQKRSYPNSHGGDFATRGYEFVEEMNLLDHVDRTREEAVALLTAEECPDAEKDIIICGSQMALQVHESCGHPTELDRVLGTEISLAGGSFMQIDGLNKLKYGSEIVNIFADATIPGALGSFGYDDEGVKAQRSPIVREGIHVGYLTSRETAPVINQKSNGTMRADGWNRLPLIRMTNINLEPGEWELQDLIADTRDGIFFDMNKSWSIDDRRLNFQFGVECAWEIKNGKLGRMFKNPLYTSMTPKFWGSCDAVCNKKHWHVWGVPNCGKGEPMQTARVAHGTAPARFRKVKVGVSK, encoded by the coding sequence ATGAGAAATAAACTTGGAAACGTTCTCGACTGGCTGAAGGGCAAGGGAGTCGATTATGCCGATTGCCGGTATGTCAGGCGAGAATCTGAATCAATTCGGGTGACGGATAATATTGTCGATACTCTCGCCCGCGATGTTAATGTCGGTGTCGGCGTCAGGGTGCTTCATAAAGGCGCCTGGGGATTCGCCGCTGTAGCCTCGACCCGGGAGGCCGATCTGAAAAAAGCCGCCAACAAGGCTCTTCAGACGGCGCGGGCTTCCGCCACCACCATCAAGGAACCGGTCAGGCTGGCCGATCAGGAGACTTTCAAAGACCATTACCGGACACCCTGCCGGAAGGATCCTTTTGATGTTCCGCTTAACGACAAGGTGAATCTGCTTCTGGAGATATCCGGGAAGTTGAAAAGCGATGAGAAAATCAAGGCCGCCGAGGCTTCGATGGCCTTTTTCCGCACCAACAAAATTTTCAGCTCGACCGAAGGCGCCGAAATAGAACAGGACATTATCGAATCGGGAGCCGGGTACCATGCTGTTTCTTTCGATGGCAATGATGTTCAGAAACGCTCCTATCCCAATTCTCACGGCGGTGATTTTGCCACCCGGGGTTATGAATTCGTCGAGGAGATGAATCTCCTCGACCATGTTGATCGCACCCGCGAGGAGGCGGTCGCCCTGCTGACTGCCGAGGAATGCCCCGACGCCGAAAAGGATATTATTATCTGCGGTTCGCAGATGGCTCTCCAGGTGCATGAATCCTGCGGCCATCCCACCGAACTGGACCGGGTTCTGGGAACCGAGATTTCTCTGGCCGGGGGATCGTTCATGCAAATCGACGGTCTCAACAAACTCAAATACGGTTCGGAAATCGTCAATATCTTCGCCGATGCCACTATCCCCGGCGCCCTCGGCTCGTTCGGGTATGACGATGAAGGCGTCAAAGCCCAGCGCTCACCGATTGTCAGGGAAGGAATTCATGTCGGTTACCTGACCAGCCGCGAGACGGCACCGGTGATCAATCAGAAATCCAACGGAACGATGAGAGCCGATGGCTGGAACCGCCTGCCCCTGATCCGGATGACCAATATCAACCTGGAGCCGGGCGAATGGGAACTCCAAGATCTTATCGCCGATACCAGAGACGGCATCTTCTTCGATATGAACAAATCCTGGTCGATTGACGATCGGCGGCTCAATTTCCAATTCGGAGTGGAATGTGCCTGGGAAATCAAAAACGGGAAACTGGGTCGGATGTTCAAAAACCCGCTCTACACATCCATGACCCCCAAATTCTGGGGTTCCTGTGATGCTGTCTGCAATAAGAAACACTGGCATGTCTGGGGGGTTCCCAATTGCGGCAAGGGTGAGCCGATGCAGACCGCCCGGGTAGCCCATGGCACCGCTCCGGCCAGGTTCCGTAAAGTGAAAGTGGGGGTGAGCAAATGA